A single genomic interval of Macadamia integrifolia cultivar HAES 741 unplaced genomic scaffold, SCU_Mint_v3 scaffold3425, whole genome shotgun sequence harbors:
- the LOC122068127 gene encoding uncharacterized protein LOC122068127 encodes MAHGKLQMDEAFQKKGIALVSRCSLCGVEAETMVHIFLQCSFAKELWMFFSGCVNVVRKKLDSMADFLQWWKRKLKIVCCKEVWALGLITVADHIWHKRNNRRHEGKVRPINFIKQMILEDIKCSKPSTKGDVKTAANVICYRKLGLLIQNKPTLPILEVYWCRSQVNWIKLNFDGSSMGNPGRAGSGGIFHYHMGAVMDSYKIFIGVSKVFQAEVEGLMVGLMRTREMGITRLWVETDSSAVAISFQKKKIP; translated from the coding sequence ATGGCGCATGGAAAACTACAAATGGATGAAGcatttcaaaaaaagggcaTTGCTTTGGTTTCAAGATGCAGCTTGTGTGGCGTGGAGGCTGAGACTATGGTTCACATTTTCCTTCAATGCTCCTTCGCAAAGGAATTATGGATGTTCTTCAGTGGCTGCGTCAATGTGGTTCGGAAGAAATTGGATTCCATGGCTGATTTTCttcaatggtggaaaaggaagctTAAAATTGTTTGCTGCAAAGAGGTGTGGGCTCTGGGGTTAATTACGGTGGCTGACCACATTTGGCATAAAAGAAATAACAGAAGGCACGAAGGCAAGGTCAGGCCGATAAACTTCATCAAGCAAATGATTCTTGAGGATATTAAATGCTCCAAACCTAGCACCAAAGGAGATGTGAAAACCGCCGCTAATGTTATTTGCTACAGAAAACTTGGCTTATTGATTCAGAATAAGCCAACTTTGCCCATCTTAGAGGTTTATTGGTGTAGGTCTCAGGTAAATTGGATCAAACTAAACTTCGATGGAAGCTCTATGGGCAATCCTGGTCGAGCAGGATCTGGTGGGATCTTTCACTATCATATGGGAGCTGTTATGGactcctataaaatttttataggGGTCTCAAAGGTCTTCCAGGCGGAGGTGGAAGGGCTAATGGTGGGTCTGATGCGTACTCGAGAAATGGGAATTACTCGCTTATGGGTGGAGACAGATTCCAGTGCAGTTGCGATATCcttccagaaaaagaaaatcccatag